A stretch of the Deltaproteobacteria bacterium genome encodes the following:
- a CDS encoding YdcF family protein: protein MFEAKFVLQNLILPPGLFIVLLAWLGIRALARRQLNPGFPVLLIAGALAALSAAPVSDRLTAGLEARYGIPDRPEGDVIVLLGGGVFGGSPDLTGRGFPTDGMLPRVITAARLQKRLGVPVVVSGGKAFDHLDAEAPVAARILADLGVASGKIVKEGDSRDTAENALRTKRILEEKRLRAPLLVTSAYHMPRSVEMFRRAGVAVTPVPAGYRTWMGKPYRWMDYLPSAGALFSSTAALREHLGLLYYRIVP, encoded by the coding sequence GTGTTCGAGGCGAAGTTCGTCCTCCAGAACCTGATCCTCCCGCCCGGGCTGTTCATCGTCCTCCTGGCCTGGCTCGGGATCCGCGCGCTCGCCCGCAGGCAATTGAACCCCGGCTTTCCCGTCCTGCTGATCGCGGGGGCCCTCGCCGCGCTGTCCGCCGCCCCCGTCTCGGACCGGTTGACCGCCGGGCTCGAGGCGCGATACGGGATTCCGGATCGCCCGGAGGGGGACGTCATCGTCCTCCTCGGAGGGGGCGTGTTCGGGGGGTCGCCCGACCTCACCGGGAGGGGGTTCCCGACCGACGGGATGCTCCCCCGCGTGATCACCGCCGCGAGGCTCCAGAAACGGCTCGGCGTCCCGGTGGTGGTGTCGGGCGGAAAGGCGTTCGACCACCTGGACGCGGAGGCCCCGGTCGCGGCGCGGATCCTCGCGGACCTGGGGGTCGCGTCGGGGAAGATCGTGAAGGAAGGCGACAGCCGGGACACCGCGGAAAACGCGCTTCGGACGAAGCGGATCCTCGAGGAGAAAAGGCTCCGTGCGCCGCTGCTGGTCACCTCGGCGTACCACATGCCGCGTTCCGTGGAGATGTTCCGCAGGGCGGGCGTTGCGGTGACGCCCGTCCCCGCGGGGTACCGGACATGGATGGGGAAGCCGTACCGGTGGATGGATTACCTTCCGTCGGCCGGGGCGCTGTTCTCCTCCACCGCCGCGCTGCGGGAGCACCTGGGGCTGCTCTACTACCGGATCGTCCCCTGA